In Streptosporangiales bacterium, a single genomic region encodes these proteins:
- a CDS encoding type Z 30S ribosomal protein S14 — MAKKALIHKAKKKPKFAVRGYTRCSRCGRPHSVYRKFGLCRICLREMAHRGELPGVTKSSW, encoded by the coding sequence GTGGCGAAGAAAGCACTGATCCACAAGGCGAAGAAGAAGCCGAAGTTCGCGGTGCGCGGGTACACGCGCTGCAGCCGGTGCGGCCGTCCGCACTCGGTGTACCGCAAGTTCGGCCTCTGCCGGATCTGCCTGCGGGAGATGGCGCACCGGGGCGAGCTGCCCGGTGTGACCAAGTCCAGCTGGTAA
- the rplE gene encoding 50S ribosomal protein L5, which produces MSTQTTERPRLRQRYLDEIAPELRKQFEYANIMQVPSVAKVVVNMGVGEAARDSKIIDGAVRDLTLITGQKPAVAKARKSIAQFKLRDGMPIGTFATLRGARMWEFLDRLLSVSLPRIRDFRGLSTKQFDGNGNYTFGLNEQLMFYEVDPDQIDRTRGMDITVVTTAKTDDEGRALLRALGFPFQES; this is translated from the coding sequence ATGAGCACGCAGACGACTGAGCGTCCGCGGCTGCGGCAGCGGTACCTCGATGAGATCGCGCCCGAGCTGCGCAAGCAGTTCGAGTACGCGAATATCATGCAGGTGCCGTCCGTCGCCAAGGTCGTCGTGAACATGGGCGTCGGCGAGGCGGCCAGGGACTCGAAGATCATCGACGGTGCGGTGCGCGACCTCACGCTGATCACCGGGCAGAAGCCGGCGGTGGCGAAGGCGCGGAAGTCGATCGCACAGTTCAAGCTGCGCGACGGCATGCCGATCGGTACGTTCGCCACCCTCCGCGGTGCGCGGATGTGGGAGTTCCTCGACCGGCTGCTGTCGGTGTCGTTGCCGCGGATCAGGGACTTCCGTGGCCTGTCCACGAAGCAGTTCGACGGCAACGGCAACTACACGTTCGGCCTCAACGAACAGCTGATGTTCTACGAAGTCGACCCGGACCAGATCGACCGTACGCGCGGTATGGACATCACCGTGGTGACGACCGCCAAGACCGACGACGAAGGTCGGGCGCTGTTGCGGGCGCTCGGCTTCCCGTTCCAGGAGAGCTGA
- the rplX gene encoding 50S ribosomal protein L24, translating into MRVKKGDTVLVIAGKDKGVKGKVLMAYPDRDRVLVEGVNRIKKHTKQSQTQRGAKTGGIVTQEASIHVSNVMVVDDDGGQTRVGYRKDETTTESGATKLRSVRISRRSGKDL; encoded by the coding sequence ATGCGCGTCAAGAAGGGTGACACCGTCCTCGTCATCGCGGGCAAGGACAAGGGTGTCAAAGGCAAGGTGCTCATGGCGTACCCCGACCGCGACCGCGTGCTCGTCGAAGGCGTCAACCGGATCAAGAAACACACCAAGCAGTCGCAGACGCAGCGCGGCGCGAAGACTGGTGGCATCGTCACGCAGGAGGCGAGCATCCACGTGAGCAACGTGATGGTCGTCGACGACGATGGTGGGCAGACCCGGGTCGGCTACCGCAAGGACGAGACGACGACGGAGTCCGGCGCCACCAAGCTGCGCAGCGTCCGGATCTCCAGGCGGTCAGGGAAGGACCTGTGA
- the rplN gene encoding 50S ribosomal protein L14, whose protein sequence is MIQQESRLKIADNTGAKEILCIRVLGGSGRRYASIGDVIVATVKDAMPGASIKKGEVVKAVIVRTKKERRRSDGSYIRFDENAAVLIRDNRDPRGSRIFGPVGRELREKRFMRIISLAPEVL, encoded by the coding sequence GTGATTCAGCAGGAGTCGCGGCTGAAGATCGCCGACAACACGGGTGCGAAGGAGATCCTTTGCATCCGCGTGCTCGGTGGGTCGGGCCGGCGTTACGCGAGCATCGGCGACGTGATCGTGGCCACGGTTAAGGACGCGATGCCCGGCGCCTCGATCAAGAAGGGCGAGGTCGTCAAGGCGGTCATCGTGCGCACGAAGAAGGAACGTCGGCGCAGTGATGGGTCGTACATCCGCTTCGACGAGAACGCAGCCGTGCTCATCAGGGACAACCGTGATCCGCGCGGTTCGCGCATCTTCGGCCCGGTCGGCCGGGAGCTGCGTGAGAAGCGGTTCATGCGCATCATCTCGTTGGCTCCGGAGGTGCTGTAA
- the rpsQ gene encoding 30S ribosomal protein S17, which yields MSSTTTDGATTTEERGRRKVREGYVVSDKMDKTVVVSVYDYVKHALYGKVLRRSKRYKAHDENNECGVGDRVELMETKPMSATKRWRVTRIIEKAK from the coding sequence ATGAGCAGTACGACAACCGACGGGGCGACCACGACCGAGGAGCGTGGGCGGCGCAAGGTCCGCGAGGGCTACGTCGTCAGCGACAAGATGGACAAGACCGTCGTGGTCAGCGTCTACGACTACGTCAAGCACGCCTTGTACGGCAAGGTGTTGCGGCGCAGCAAGAGGTACAAGGCGCACGACGAGAACAACGAGTGCGGTGTTGGCGACCGGGTCGAGCTGATGGAGACCAAGCCGATGTCGGCCACGAAGCGTTGGCGGGTCACCCGCATCATCGAGAAGGCCAAGTAG
- a CDS encoding 50S ribosomal protein L29, whose product MNEKAAELRGLEEDELITRLTEAKKELFNLRFQAATGQLESHGRLRAVRRDIARVYTVMRERELGIVEIVTDDEPESEDVA is encoded by the coding sequence ATGAACGAGAAGGCAGCAGAGCTGCGTGGGCTCGAGGAAGACGAGCTGATCACCCGGCTGACGGAGGCCAAGAAGGAGCTGTTCAACCTTCGCTTCCAGGCAGCGACCGGCCAGCTGGAGAGCCATGGGCGGCTACGCGCGGTCCGCCGCGACATCGCCCGGGTCTACACGGTGATGCGCGAGCGCGAGCTCGGCATCGTGGAGATCGTGACCGACGACGAGCCCGAATCCGAGGACGTGGCATGA